The genomic region CGATGGCCCGGCAGCGCATGGTTTGTGGTGTGCGGCGGGTCCAAACTCCCCCTCGCGCTCCCTCCCGGTGACGGCCCCTCGCCTCAGCCGCTTGCGACGTCGTGCGACCACCTCCAAGAACCGGGGTGGTACACCGTTGAGGTGCAAATCTCTGCCTCTCCTCCCTGTATCTTGCAGGTGCTTGAGGTGATCCACCTCGACCACGCCAACGTGTCCAAGGTGAGATCTCGGTCCTGTCGTCCCGGTCTCAGATCTTTACTCCAACGTTTTGCCTAGATCTCAGGGATGTTCTTTTTGTTCGCTTTTTGTAGATGGAGTTGAAGGAGAGGCTCGCCAAGATGTACAAGGTGAAGGACCGCAACACCATATTTGTCTTCAAGTTCCGTGCCGGTTCCACTGGCTCTGGCCTCATCTACGACAACCTCGACTCCAAGAAGTTCGAGCCCAAATATTGCCTCATCTGGGTATGTTGTCGTCTAGCCCTTCCTTTTGTTGCGTGTAGATACAATGTTTTGATACTTGGATAGTAAAATGTCTGATTAAAATTTAGTACCGCTAGCATCATATATGCTACCGTTGTTTTACTTGGTCTTAAGTAAACCTTGTTGTTCTATCACTTTGTTTTTTTGGGAGCTTCATTGCACATGTGAAACTAGATATTGGCTATGACTAGCACTTCTTTTTCTGTAAATGGTTTCAGTGTTTCACATTGATATGCACTAGCAATATCGATTTGATTTTGTTTCTATGGTGGTGATTAGCACAAGTTCGCTAAGTGGCCGGAGAGGTTAAAGTTGATGGATTTGCACCCCACTAAGTCATGGTAAGTTCAGATTCTTCCTCAAGGGCCATTCACTGAATTTTCACCATTTTGTCTGCCTGTGCAGCATGCTTACACTTTGGTATGCTTGTTAGTTTGTTCTAACGGTGTCTATTGTGCCAAACAGACTGATGCTCATGCTGACTTTGTTCTCATGGATGGCTTTTAGGATCAAGTATGCAAAGTATATCTATCATGTTTCTCAAATAATCTAATACAACACTCATCAATGCTAACTCATTAAGATCTTGCTCTAATCTCTCACCCCCTGCCCCATTTGTGTTCCCGTAGGAATCAATTTCCTCACGATAGGTCTGGTGTCCTTTCTTTCCTGGGCAGAGAACGATTGCCTGATGGATGGTGATGATGGATGGATAAAGATGATGTGTTTTTTGTCAATTTTTTTGAACAAGTAAGCATCATATCCTTCA from Zea mays cultivar B73 chromosome 6, Zm-B73-REFERENCE-NAM-5.0, whole genome shotgun sequence harbors:
- the LOC103631148 gene encoding uncharacterized protein, with translation MAKNGRLLLKCPVVQSDVQAMKEKKGELRFILGNNKMILGFAEGFPTMLKDEIAMVLEVIHLDHANVSKMELKERLAKMYKVKDRNTIFVFKFRAGSTGSGLIYDNLDSKKFEPKYCLIWVCCRLALPFVACRYNVLILG